In one window of Haloimpatiens sp. FM7315 DNA:
- the citC gene encoding [citrate (pro-3S)-lyase] ligase — protein sequence MYDLKLSKINLKQNSEVEEVEKFLESFNLILDKDVDYTVVLRNNVDKIVATCSKAKTVFKCFAVSSDLQGEGVTSTLITDLIDRSFNEGIYHNFIFTKPQNIDIFSSLNFKLVQKVEKVALLERGIYHIETVLKDIIDKYSIDLNKKRASIVMNCNPFTKGHRYLIEKAALDFEEVLVFIVQEDKSLFPFKERYELVKKGVEDLQNVKVIPGTEYIISSATFPSYFLRKEDERLRQYTKLDASVFGKYFCRELNIRTRLLGEEPYCKVTRAYNVALKEVLKDYEVKVIELKRKEFMGEAITASKVRDYIKKDRMKELEGLVPKVTFAFLNTKRGKEIVENIKKSNSPH from the coding sequence ATGTATGATTTGAAATTATCAAAAATAAATTTAAAACAAAATTCTGAAGTTGAAGAAGTAGAAAAGTTTTTAGAAAGTTTTAATTTAATTCTGGATAAAGATGTGGATTATACTGTAGTTTTAAGAAACAATGTGGATAAAATAGTTGCTACTTGTTCTAAAGCTAAAACTGTATTTAAATGTTTTGCAGTATCTTCTGATCTTCAAGGCGAAGGAGTTACCTCAACTCTTATAACGGATTTAATAGATAGATCCTTTAATGAAGGAATTTACCACAATTTTATATTTACTAAGCCTCAGAATATAGATATATTTTCATCACTAAATTTTAAACTAGTTCAAAAGGTAGAAAAAGTAGCTCTACTAGAAAGAGGAATATACCATATTGAAACTGTCCTTAAAGATATTATTGATAAATACAGTATAGATTTAAATAAAAAAAGAGCTTCTATTGTTATGAACTGCAATCCCTTTACCAAGGGACATAGGTATTTAATTGAAAAAGCTGCTTTGGATTTTGAAGAAGTTTTAGTTTTTATAGTACAGGAGGATAAATCTCTTTTTCCCTTTAAAGAAAGATATGAATTAGTTAAAAAAGGGGTAGAAGATTTACAAAATGTAAAAGTTATACCTGGAACAGAGTACATAATATCAAGTGCTACTTTTCCTTCCTATTTTTTAAGGAAGGAAGATGAAAGACTAAGGCAGTATACTAAGCTAGATGCCAGTGTATTTGGTAAATATTTTTGCAGAGAATTAAATATAAGAACTAGACTTTTAGGTGAGGAGCCCTACTGTAAAGTAACAAGAGCCTATAACGTAGCATTAAAAGAGGTATTAAAAGATTATGAAGTTAAGGTCATAGAACTTAAGAGAAAAGAATTTATGGGAGAGGCAATAACGGCTTCTAAAGTTAGAGATTATATAAAGAAAGATAGAATGAAAGAATTAGAAGGTCTAGTGCCTAAGGTTACCTTTGCATTTTTAAATACCAAAAGAGGAAAGGAGATAGTGGAGAATATAAAGAAAAGTAATTCTCCACATTAA
- the citG gene encoding triphosphoribosyl-dephospho-CoA synthase CitG gives MNKDNFEDKVFVLGSFAIKSMLYEVSAFPKPGLVTPLSKGAHRDMDYFTFIDSTCALLKTMIKFSECGFQSKNEKEIFKEARNIGKVGDLDMVKSTKGVNTHRGMIFLMGVSLGAVAKTLYENKSFIEIEDTIKNMTKGLVDKDLYKGIKLKSEENLTYGEVLYKKYGITGIRGEVEKGIPIVFRHSLRCYEKNRDLNNNDRLIDTLINIMTVCEDTNIIHRHNLETLKYMQSKAKYIVELGGMRKEGGRKAIRDLNDEFIEKNISPGGSADILALTVFFSLVKENYNSLKD, from the coding sequence ATGAATAAAGATAATTTTGAAGATAAAGTTTTTGTTTTAGGAAGTTTTGCAATAAAGTCTATGCTCTACGAGGTTAGTGCTTTTCCAAAGCCAGGGCTTGTAACCCCTTTAAGTAAGGGGGCTCATAGAGATATGGATTACTTTACATTTATAGATAGCACCTGTGCTCTTTTAAAAACCATGATAAAATTCTCTGAATGTGGTTTTCAGTCTAAAAATGAAAAGGAAATCTTTAAAGAAGCAAGAAATATTGGAAAAGTTGGAGATTTAGATATGGTGAAGAGTACAAAAGGAGTAAATACTCATAGGGGAATGATATTTTTAATGGGAGTATCTTTAGGGGCTGTGGCTAAAACCTTGTATGAAAATAAAAGTTTTATTGAAATAGAAGACACTATAAAAAACATGACAAAGGGGTTAGTTGACAAGGATTTATATAAAGGCATAAAGTTAAAATCTGAGGAGAATTTAACTTATGGAGAGGTTTTATATAAAAAATATGGAATTACTGGCATAAGAGGAGAAGTGGAGAAGGGTATACCTATAGTTTTTAGACATTCTTTAAGATGTTACGAAAAAAACAGAGATTTAAATAACAATGATAGATTAATAGATACTTTAATTAATATAATGACAGTTTGTGAAGATACCAATATAATACATAGGCATAATTTAGAAACATTAAAATATATGCAAAGTAAGGCAAAATACATAGTAGAGCTAGGTGGAATGAGAAAAGAGGGTGGAAGAAAAGCCATAAGGGATTTAAATGATGAATTTATAGAAAAAAACATAAGCCCTGGAGGCTCAGCTGATATTCTAGCCCTTACGGTTTTCTTTTCTTTAGTTAAAGAAAACTATAATAGTTTAAAGGATTAA
- a CDS encoding pentapeptide repeat-containing protein, giving the protein MSGLDLSVKLLIATNFEGCIFNGTIFLGADTRDTNFSNADLSEAVFLTQGQINSAKGSRNTKLPKHLDYPVTWK; this is encoded by the coding sequence ATGAGCGGCTTAGACCTAAGCGTAAAACTATTAATTGCTACTAATTTTGAAGGCTGTATATTTAATGGAACAATTTTCTTAGGAGCAGATACAAGAGATACCAATTTTAGCAATGCAGATCTAAGTGAGGCTGTTTTTTTAACACAGGGACAAATTAATTCTGCTAAAGGTAGCAGAAATACGAAATTACCAAAACATTTGGATTACCCAGTTACATGGAAATAA
- a CDS encoding cytochrome b5 domain-containing protein translates to MDGVVYDVTYNAVWAGGTHFGLNAGQDLSEEIKSCHNKENILKTLKKVGVLI, encoded by the coding sequence ATTGATGGAGTAGTTTATGATGTAACTTATAATGCAGTTTGGGCGGGGGGAACACACTTTGGACTTAATGCTGGACAGGATTTAAGTGAAGAGATTAAATCCTGTCATAATAAAGAGAATATTTTAAAAACTTTAAAAAAAGTAGGAGTTTTAATTTAA
- a CDS encoding hydrogenase small subunit, translated as MESTCPVVKAKYATAKGLVESAVTEIKMNRKKKMNLVWVEAAGCSGNIISLLNGCAPNVGYFLTDMVDLKYNNSLMKAQGDEAQRQLIDTLDTEFILIVDGAVSTKDNGIYNITGNYKGKAITGMEEVKKTAAKAKYILTVGTCASYGGISAARPNPSGCISAFDYIKKELNREAIRVPGCPAHPDWVMGTIAQIILFSDIELDEDRRPVVFYGVTIHDICPRRSYFERRIFAKSVGEKGCMFKLGCRGPVTKTDCPTRKWNDYVNWPIGDNTPCIGCAQRGFPDAMEPFINI; from the coding sequence TTGGAAAGTACGTGTCCTGTAGTTAAAGCTAAGTATGCTACTGCAAAGGGATTGGTTGAATCAGCAGTAACTGAGATAAAAATGAATAGAAAGAAAAAAATGAATTTAGTATGGGTTGAGGCTGCTGGTTGTTCTGGCAATATAATCTCTTTATTAAACGGCTGTGCTCCTAATGTGGGATATTTTTTAACAGATATGGTGGATTTAAAGTATAACAATAGCCTTATGAAAGCCCAGGGAGATGAAGCTCAAAGGCAGCTTATAGATACTTTAGATACAGAATTTATACTTATAGTAGATGGAGCTGTATCTACTAAGGATAATGGAATTTATAACATTACAGGTAACTATAAAGGTAAGGCTATAACTGGAATGGAGGAAGTTAAAAAAACCGCAGCTAAGGCAAAATACATACTTACTGTTGGCACCTGTGCTTCCTATGGTGGAATTTCAGCTGCAAGACCTAATCCTTCAGGATGTATAAGTGCTTTTGATTATATAAAAAAAGAGCTTAATCGTGAAGCCATAAGAGTTCCAGGTTGTCCTGCACATCCTGATTGGGTTATGGGAACTATAGCACAAATAATACTTTTTTCAGATATAGAACTGGATGAAGATAGAAGACCTGTGGTTTTTTATGGTGTAACTATTCATGATATATGTCCTAGAAGATCTTATTTTGAAAGAAGAATATTTGCAAAATCAGTAGGAGAAAAAGGATGTATGTTTAAACTAGGTTGCAGGGGGCCTGTTACTAAGACGGATTGTCCTACTAGAAAATGGAATGATTATGTAAACTGGCCTATTGGAGATAACACTCCATGTATTGGCTGTGCTCAAAGGGGTTTCCCAGATGCTATGGAACCCTTTATAAATATTTAA
- a CDS encoding hydrogenase maturation protease: MGKKVIAIGNRIMKDDAIGVNIGEALKDDLEKSGFKVILGETDVDYALSFIEDGDFIFILDCTLYGIKPSKISVFDIKDKEIFFEKGYSQHQLSLVKLLNSYNLKNVKGYVIGIEGKDVNYGYGLTKELLEKFNDIKNKVYKIITSS, from the coding sequence ATGGGTAAGAAAGTAATAGCTATAGGTAATAGGATAATGAAAGATGATGCTATTGGAGTTAACATTGGTGAAGCTTTAAAGGATGATTTAGAGAAATCTGGGTTTAAGGTAATTCTTGGAGAAACAGACGTGGATTATGCTTTAAGCTTTATAGAAGATGGGGATTTTATTTTTATTTTGGATTGTACTTTATATGGAATTAAACCTTCAAAAATATCTGTTTTTGATATTAAAGATAAGGAAATTTTCTTTGAAAAGGGATATTCTCAGCATCAACTAAGTTTGGTGAAGCTTTTAAATAGTTACAACCTTAAAAATGTAAAGGGTTACGTCATTGGTATAGAAGGGAAAGACGTAAATTATGGATATGGGTTAACAAAAGAGCTCTTAGAAAAATTTAATGATATAAAGAATAAGGTATACAAAATTATAACAAGTAGTTAG
- the hypF gene encoding carbamoyltransferase HypF, whose amino-acid sequence MYKKAKEFSISGFVNNMDSFLIVTAEGTKEKVKDFFLDIVKKPPELAKIEKVEIRKEEIKAFTNFTIRESENSNTKLKFILPDVATCNKCREDILNKDSKRYRYAFTNCTLCGPRYSVIKSLPYDRCNTTMGDFKMCKICDREYKNPDTRRFHAEPTCCKDCGPKLILTDKRGNKVQCLDEIKECAKLIKEGKIIGIKGIGGFHIVCSALNEEAVLRIRNGKKRKDKPFALMLKDIEEVKKYCQISKTETNILESKIRPIVLLRKKNQKNIAKNVAPKVNKYGVMLPYTPIHYLLFNEEIEPLVMTSGNVSGNPIEYTNKGALENLHKIVDYFLLNDREINTPIDDSVVKVVEDKVTVIRPGRGIAPYYIMGKIKNKILAFGAEMKSTFSFSLDGIAYMSQYFGDLKQLNSYEEYVKAIKNMKSIFELKEEIISFDRHPGYMSSFYGKSLNALKEPVYHHHAHMASCLLEHDIDKEVIGIIYDGTGLGDDGNIWGGEFLIGDRKNFKRAGHFKYVKIQGGDSSNVDIWKIASSYLKALEDKWTMDFGLNRMKKLLKDDLEVDNLCYAIDNNINCYKTSSLGRLFDGVAAILDIELKASYDAEGAIELEGIIDESVKESYEYTIESEEDQYIVNYNPMLLGILKDIKNRENKGKISAKFHNTIVKISINMATKLREKFNINRVVLSGGVFENIYILKNIYKALSIKGFEVYFNEKIPTNDSGISLGQVAIADSRH is encoded by the coding sequence GTGTATAAAAAAGCCAAGGAGTTTAGCATTTCTGGCTTCGTAAATAATATGGATTCTTTTTTAATTGTTACTGCTGAAGGAACTAAAGAAAAGGTAAAAGACTTCTTTTTGGATATAGTAAAAAAGCCTCCTGAACTTGCTAAGATTGAAAAAGTAGAGATAAGGAAAGAAGAAATAAAAGCTTTTACAAACTTTACTATTAGAGAAAGTGAAAATTCTAATACAAAACTAAAGTTTATTCTTCCAGATGTTGCAACTTGTAATAAGTGTAGGGAGGATATATTAAATAAAGATTCTAAGAGATATAGATATGCTTTTACTAATTGTACTTTATGTGGTCCAAGGTATTCTGTAATAAAATCCTTGCCTTATGATAGGTGCAATACTACTATGGGTGATTTTAAAATGTGTAAAATATGTGATAGGGAGTATAAGAATCCAGACACGAGAAGATTTCACGCTGAGCCAACCTGTTGTAAGGATTGTGGACCTAAACTTATTTTAACGGATAAAAGGGGAAATAAAGTTCAATGTTTAGATGAAATAAAAGAATGCGCTAAATTAATAAAGGAAGGTAAAATCATAGGAATTAAAGGAATAGGTGGATTTCATATAGTATGTAGTGCTTTAAATGAAGAGGCTGTTTTAAGGATTAGAAATGGAAAAAAGAGAAAAGACAAACCTTTTGCATTGATGTTAAAGGACATAGAAGAAGTAAAAAAATATTGCCAAATTAGTAAAACTGAGACAAATATTTTAGAAAGCAAAATAAGACCTATTGTGCTTTTGAGGAAAAAGAATCAGAAGAATATAGCTAAAAATGTTGCACCGAAAGTAAATAAATATGGAGTAATGCTTCCATATACTCCAATACATTACTTATTGTTTAATGAAGAAATAGAGCCACTAGTTATGACTAGTGGGAATGTTAGTGGAAACCCTATTGAATATACTAATAAAGGTGCCTTAGAAAATTTGCATAAAATAGTTGATTATTTTTTGCTAAATGACAGAGAGATAAATACACCAATAGATGATTCAGTAGTAAAAGTAGTGGAAGATAAAGTTACAGTTATAAGGCCAGGACGTGGTATTGCTCCTTATTATATTATGGGAAAAATTAAAAATAAAATATTGGCTTTTGGAGCAGAGATGAAAAGCACATTTTCCTTTTCTTTAGATGGAATTGCTTATATGAGTCAGTATTTTGGGGACTTAAAACAGCTAAATTCCTATGAGGAATATGTAAAGGCTATAAAGAATATGAAGAGTATATTTGAGTTAAAGGAAGAAATTATCTCTTTTGACAGACATCCCGGCTATATGTCCAGTTTCTATGGGAAATCTTTAAATGCCTTAAAAGAGCCAGTTTACCATCATCATGCTCATATGGCAAGTTGTCTTTTAGAACATGATATAGATAAAGAAGTTATTGGAATAATATATGATGGAACAGGGCTAGGAGATGATGGAAACATTTGGGGAGGAGAATTTTTAATAGGAGATAGAAAAAATTTTAAAAGAGCTGGTCACTTTAAATATGTAAAAATTCAAGGTGGAGATTCTTCAAATGTGGATATATGGAAAATAGCTTCTAGTTATTTAAAAGCCCTTGAAGATAAATGGACAATGGATTTTGGACTTAATAGAATGAAAAAACTTTTAAAAGATGATTTAGAGGTGGACAATCTATGTTATGCCATAGATAATAATATAAATTGTTATAAAACTTCAAGCTTAGGAAGGCTCTTTGATGGAGTGGCTGCTATTTTAGATATAGAATTAAAAGCAAGTTATGATGCTGAGGGAGCTATAGAACTTGAAGGCATTATAGATGAAAGTGTAAAGGAAAGTTATGAGTATACTATTGAAAGTGAAGAAGATCAATATATAGTAAATTACAATCCTATGCTCTTGGGCATACTTAAAGATATAAAAAACAGAGAAAATAAGGGAAAAATAAGTGCTAAATTTCATAATACTATTGTGAAGATATCCATTAATATGGCTACAAAATTAAGAGAAAAATTTAATATTAATAGGGTAGTTTTATCAGGTGGAGTTTTTGAAAATATCTATATACTTAAAAATATTTATAAAGCTTTAAGTATAAAAGGCTTTGAGGTGTACTTTAATGAAAAAATTCCAACAAACGATAGTGGGATTTCCCTAGGACAAGTAGCTATTGCAGATAGTAGACATTAA
- a CDS encoding HypC/HybG/HupF family hydrogenase formation chaperone — translation MCVAVSGVIKNLYLPFALVDINGVEICVNVDLLENPAKGEYVLVHGGFAIEKINKEYFNYLDNTLKEMLKEDDIYY, via the coding sequence GTGTGTGTTGCAGTTTCTGGAGTAATAAAAAATTTGTACTTGCCCTTTGCTCTTGTAGATATAAATGGAGTAGAAATTTGCGTTAATGTAGATCTTTTAGAAAATCCAGCAAAAGGGGAGTACGTATTAGTTCATGGGGGATTTGCCATTGAAAAAATAAATAAGGAGTATTTTAACTACTTAGATAATACCCTTAAAGAAATGTTAAAAGAAGATGATATTTATTATTAA